One Planctomycetia bacterium DNA window includes the following coding sequences:
- a CDS encoding MBL fold hydrolase has product MKIQQYYLACLSHASYMITDDKTKTAAVVDPQRDIDQYIADATAGGYTIAHVFLTHFHADFIAGHIELRDRAGATIHLGRRAEAEFECVHMKDGDVIEFGDVRLEIMETPGHTPEGISILVYDLAKSRTEPLAVLTGDTLFIGDVGRPDLLASIGVTADELADMLYDSITNKLVTLPDATLVYPAHGAGSMCGKSLSKETVSTIGEQKKFNYALQPMSREAFKKIVTADQPEAPDYFVHDAILNRKERVSLGAAMEKTLKPLSLDEVLALGKSGAQLLDVRDGIDFEGGHLKGTLNIALSGKYATWAGSMLAHDAPIVVIAEEGGEEVAVMRLGRIGFDNVAGYLAGGMTALAARDDLVERTERITAPALAEWLAGRRPDAGAAPIVVDVRSEAEHAGGHIAAALNIPLTHLDERINAIPAGRPVVVHCEGGYRSAIAASLLQKLGRRDVHDMVGGYKAWLATKLPP; this is encoded by the coding sequence ATGAAGATCCAGCAGTACTACCTCGCGTGCCTGTCGCACGCGTCGTACATGATCACCGACGACAAGACGAAGACGGCCGCGGTGGTCGATCCCCAGCGCGACATCGATCAATACATCGCCGACGCCACGGCCGGCGGGTACACGATCGCGCACGTGTTCCTCACGCACTTCCACGCCGACTTCATCGCCGGCCATATCGAGCTCCGCGACAGGGCCGGGGCGACGATCCACCTCGGCCGGCGGGCCGAGGCGGAGTTCGAGTGCGTCCACATGAAGGACGGCGATGTGATCGAGTTCGGCGACGTCAGGCTCGAGATCATGGAGACGCCGGGCCACACGCCCGAGGGGATCTCGATCCTCGTCTACGATCTTGCCAAGAGCCGCACCGAGCCGCTGGCCGTGCTCACCGGCGACACGCTCTTCATCGGCGACGTGGGCCGGCCCGACCTCCTGGCGAGCATCGGCGTGACGGCCGACGAACTCGCCGACATGCTCTACGACAGCATCACGAACAAGCTCGTCACGCTGCCCGACGCCACGCTCGTCTATCCCGCCCACGGAGCAGGCAGCATGTGCGGCAAGAGCCTGTCGAAGGAGACCGTGTCCACGATCGGCGAGCAGAAAAAGTTCAACTACGCCCTCCAGCCGATGAGCCGCGAGGCCTTCAAAAAGATCGTCACGGCCGACCAGCCGGAGGCGCCGGACTACTTCGTTCACGACGCGATCCTGAATCGCAAGGAGCGGGTGTCGCTCGGCGCGGCGATGGAGAAGACGCTGAAGCCCTTGTCACTCGACGAAGTGCTCGCCCTCGGGAAGTCGGGCGCCCAGCTGCTCGACGTGCGCGACGGCATCGACTTCGAAGGGGGGCACCTGAAGGGAACCCTCAACATCGCCCTGAGCGGCAAGTACGCCACGTGGGCCGGGTCGATGCTCGCCCATGACGCGCCGATCGTGGTGATCGCCGAGGAAGGGGGCGAGGAGGTGGCAGTGATGCGGCTCGGCCGCATCGGCTTCGACAACGTGGCCGGCTACCTCGCCGGCGGCATGACTGCCCTGGCAGCCCGCGACGACCTGGTGGAGCGGACGGAACGGATCACCGCGCCGGCCCTCGCCGAGTGGCTCGCCGGCAGGCGGCCCGACGCCGGTGCGGCACCGATCGTGGTCGACGTGCGAAGCGAGGCGGAGCATGCGGGAGGCCACATCGCGGCCGCCCTGAACATCCCGCTCACGCATCTCGACGAGCGGATCAACGCGATTCCGGCCGGCCGGCCCGTGGTGGTGCACTGTGAGGGAGGCTACCGCTCCGCCATCGCCGCCAGCCTGCTGCAGAAGCTCGGCCGCCGCGACGTGCACGACATGGTGGGCGGCTACAAGGCCTGGCTCGCGACGAAGCTGCCTCCATGA
- a CDS encoding cellobiose 2-epimerase: MHADTKPLAAARDQLAEHLENGIIPFWMSRGIDAELGGYLTCFDAEGRPTADTDKSIVTQTRMIWGLSAFHRRYPDHPDLRLAARQGVDFFLDHFWDRAHGGWHWRTNRAGRTLDDGKVIYGQSFAIYALAEYTLATGDDRGLDYASRTFDLLQKHAADTLHGGYYENLERDWSISAPGFAAGDRKSLDIHMHLLEAFTTLATASGEEIHRRKLREVAGVILARMVSPTSGCGLNQFGIDFTPRPAIAIRRTWNADRKAGEAIAQPMDTTSYGHNLELAWLLHRAAEPLGESPSMFHAATRRLAEHALQYGLDPEHGGVYRDGPHTGPALVRDKEWWQNSEALVGWLDAYEQFADPRFAAAFLGNWEFDRKFFIHPQLGEWRQLLARDGSVLVGDLGNPWKACYHSGRSVLECVERLDRLLAR; encoded by the coding sequence ATGCACGCTGACACCAAGCCGCTCGCCGCCGCCCGCGACCAACTTGCCGAGCATCTCGAGAACGGCATCATTCCCTTCTGGATGAGCCGGGGCATCGACGCGGAACTCGGCGGCTACCTCACCTGCTTCGACGCCGAGGGGCGGCCGACGGCGGACACCGACAAGTCGATCGTCACTCAGACGCGGATGATCTGGGGCCTGTCGGCGTTCCATCGCCGCTATCCGGACCACCCCGACCTGCGGCTGGCGGCCCGGCAGGGGGTCGATTTCTTCCTCGACCACTTCTGGGACCGGGCCCACGGCGGCTGGCACTGGCGGACCAACCGGGCTGGGCGGACACTCGACGACGGCAAAGTGATCTACGGACAGAGCTTCGCCATCTACGCGCTCGCCGAGTACACGCTCGCCACCGGCGACGACCGCGGCCTCGACTACGCATCGCGGACGTTCGACCTGCTGCAGAAGCACGCCGCCGACACGCTGCACGGCGGCTATTACGAGAACCTGGAGCGCGACTGGAGCATCTCGGCCCCCGGCTTCGCCGCCGGCGACCGGAAGTCGCTCGACATCCACATGCACTTGCTGGAGGCGTTCACAACGCTGGCCACGGCCTCCGGGGAGGAGATCCATCGGCGCAAGCTCCGCGAGGTTGCCGGCGTGATCCTCGCGCGGATGGTCAGCCCCACGAGTGGCTGCGGCCTGAACCAGTTCGGCATCGACTTCACGCCCCGGCCGGCGATCGCCATCCGGCGCACCTGGAACGCCGACCGCAAGGCGGGCGAGGCGATCGCCCAGCCCATGGACACGACGTCCTACGGCCACAACCTCGAGCTCGCCTGGCTCCTGCACCGGGCGGCCGAGCCGCTCGGCGAATCGCCCTCGATGTTTCATGCGGCGACCCGCCGGCTCGCCGAGCATGCCCTGCAATACGGCCTCGATCCGGAGCATGGCGGCGTCTATCGGGACGGGCCGCACACCGGGCCCGCGCTCGTCCGCGACAAGGAGTGGTGGCAGAACTCGGAGGCCCTCGTCGGCTGGCTCGATGCCTACGAGCAGTTCGCCGACCCGCGGTTCGCCGCCGCGTTCCTCGGCAACTGGGAGTTCGACCGGAAGTTCTTCATCCATCCGCAGCTCGGCGAGTGGCGACAGCTGCTCGCCCGCGACGGGTCGGTGCTCGTCGGCGACCTCGGCAATCCCTGGAAGGCCTGCTACCACAGCGGCCGCTCGGTGCTGGAGTGCGTCGAGCGGCTCGACCGGCTGCTTGCCCGCTGA
- a CDS encoding UPF0721 transmembrane protein, which yields MNAALLAIVGAVADSQSLSWASAASVAAGGLVGLSLGLTGGGGAIFAVPLLVYWIGVDPRTAVSISLVTVAATALVGAVERWWYGQVEVRTGLLFAAAGMVTAPAGGWLGGQLPPQTLMVAFAGLMLLIAGRMWRKAADRNERVSAGVFAAGVGPTCSRDAVGRLRMTTRCFVLLTLVGLMVGLLSGLFGVGGGFLIVPALVAFATMDVFRAIGTSLFVMTLVGAAAVAAQIAAGRSIPLDIVGSFVGGGVPALFVGSWIGRRIGGPTLARGFSIAIVLVATFIIFKTMTGI from the coding sequence ATGAATGCTGCTCTGCTGGCGATCGTCGGCGCCGTCGCGGACTCACAGTCCCTCTCGTGGGCGTCGGCTGCGTCGGTGGCGGCCGGCGGCCTCGTCGGCCTGTCACTGGGCCTGACCGGCGGTGGCGGCGCGATCTTCGCGGTGCCGCTGCTCGTCTATTGGATCGGCGTCGATCCGCGGACGGCCGTGAGCATCTCGCTCGTCACGGTGGCGGCGACGGCGCTCGTCGGCGCGGTCGAGCGGTGGTGGTACGGCCAGGTCGAAGTCCGCACGGGGTTGCTCTTTGCGGCTGCGGGAATGGTGACCGCCCCGGCCGGCGGCTGGCTCGGCGGCCAGTTGCCGCCGCAGACGCTCATGGTCGCGTTCGCCGGACTGATGCTGCTGATCGCGGGCCGGATGTGGCGCAAGGCGGCTGATCGGAACGAGCGGGTATCGGCTGGGGTGTTTGCCGCGGGCGTCGGCCCAACCTGCAGTCGCGACGCGGTGGGCCGGCTGCGGATGACCACGCGGTGCTTCGTGCTGCTCACGCTCGTGGGGCTCATGGTCGGACTGCTCTCCGGCTTGTTTGGCGTGGGGGGCGGGTTCCTGATCGTGCCGGCGCTGGTCGCCTTCGCCACGATGGATGTCTTTCGAGCGATTGGCACGTCGCTGTTCGTGATGACGCTCGTCGGCGCCGCGGCGGTGGCCGCCCAGATCGCTGCCGGCCGCAGCATTCCGCTCGACATTGTCGGCAGCTTCGTGGGCGGCGGCGTGCCCGCCCTGTTCGTCGGCTCGTGGATCGGTCGTCGGATCGGCGGCCCGACGCTGGCCCGCGGTTTTTCCATCGCGATCGTCCTCGTCGCGACGTTCATCATCTTCAAGACCATGACGGGCATCTGA
- a CDS encoding transcriptional regulator translates to MVDTKRKAARPPKLTSLESLGQAAECLKTLAHPHRLRIVQMLLSGRYTVGELAAACEIPSHMASEHLRLMQRCGLFAVEKEGRCVYYTIAEPHLADIMACIEARFGGLKSPRTGVSA, encoded by the coding sequence ATGGTCGACACCAAGCGAAAAGCCGCCCGTCCGCCGAAGCTCACGAGCCTCGAGAGCCTGGGCCAGGCGGCCGAATGCCTCAAGACCCTCGCCCATCCCCACCGGCTGCGCATCGTGCAGATGCTGCTCAGCGGACGCTACACGGTGGGCGAACTGGCCGCGGCCTGCGAGATACCGAGCCACATGGCCTCCGAGCACCTGCGGCTTATGCAGCGGTGCGGCCTGTTCGCGGTGGAGAAGGAAGGGCGGTGTGTCTACTACACGATCGCCGAGCCCCACCTCGCCGACATCATGGCCTGCATCGAGGCCCGATTCGGCGGACTGAAGTCGCCGCGAACCGGCGTGTCCGCCTAG
- a CDS encoding sugar kinase, translating into MTASGKNGECIVCGTCVADILVRPVDLSGPIGGGRLFHVEPIEVTTGGIVCNTGTGLRRLGVDVAAASLVGDDLWGRLIRERLAAEGIDATAVDVHDTLATSTTAVLIEAGGERSFAHHVGAPQAIDAAFIRRQAGVFARHRLAIVGYVGLLPALEPALADALGVIKAAGCRVALETGGSGGTLAAVAPALPLVDYYVPSLDEARHQTALDDPREILACYRSHGAAGLVGVKLGARGVLLSPAAGEFVEIPCIPAPGPVADTTGAGDAFLAGLFTGILRDMPIRDAGLLGAATAACCVTGLGATAGLRSLAETRRLAGV; encoded by the coding sequence ATGACCGCGTCCGGGAAAAACGGCGAGTGTATCGTCTGCGGGACCTGCGTGGCAGACATCCTCGTGCGGCCGGTCGATCTGAGCGGCCCGATCGGCGGCGGCCGGCTGTTTCACGTCGAGCCGATCGAGGTCACGACCGGCGGCATCGTCTGCAACACGGGCACCGGCCTGCGCCGGCTCGGGGTGGACGTCGCAGCGGCGAGCCTCGTCGGCGACGACCTGTGGGGCAGGCTGATTCGCGAGCGGCTGGCGGCGGAGGGCATCGACGCCACGGCCGTCGACGTGCACGACACGCTGGCGACCAGCACGACCGCCGTGCTGATCGAGGCGGGCGGGGAACGGAGTTTTGCCCATCATGTCGGCGCCCCGCAGGCGATCGATGCCGCCTTTATCCGCCGGCAGGCAGGGGTGTTCGCCCGCCACCGCCTGGCGATCGTCGGCTACGTCGGACTCCTCCCGGCGCTCGAGCCCGCGCTTGCCGACGCCCTGGGAGTGATCAAGGCCGCCGGATGCCGGGTGGCCCTCGAGACCGGTGGCTCGGGCGGCACGCTCGCCGCGGTCGCCCCCGCCCTGCCCCTCGTGGACTATTACGTGCCGAGCCTCGACGAGGCCCGGCACCAGACCGCGCTCGACGATCCGCGGGAGATCCTCGCCTGCTACCGCAGCCACGGGGCCGCGGGCCTCGTGGGCGTGAAGCTCGGTGCCCGGGGCGTGCTCCTCTCGCCAGCCGCGGGCGAGTTCGTGGAGATTCCCTGCATCCCCGCCCCGGGACCGGTCGCCGACACGACGGGCGCCGGTGACGCCTTCCTCGCCGGCCTGTTCACCGGGATCCTGCGCGACATGCCGATCCGCGACGCCGGGCTCCTGGGCGCGGCGACGGCGGCCTGCTGCGTCACCGGCCTCGGGGCGACGGCGGGCCTGCGATCCCTGGCTGAGACCCGCCGGCTGGCGGGCGTCTGA
- the gntM gene encoding idonate transporter: MSLLVVLVAIAVLVLLVAWAKLHPFLAFVVVSIGMALALGVAPNAVPALVQKGLGGILGSLTTVIVVGAMLGKLVVESGAAQRIAGALVAGTGTARIGWAMAATGFIVGVPLFYNVGFVLLVPLIFAVSGRYGLPAVGVGLPALAALSVAHGLLPPHPSPTGLVAQFGANLGLTLLYGTIIAIPALVLAGPVYARFVASVPARPPASLNAKLLPEDRLPGLWTSLLTALLPALLLIAATVVQIVAPQLLDPKLTVWPESRVGPLLAFASNSDIVMLITLVVATVTLGLARGRSLADVMGIYTAALVDVGPILLVIGGSGPFKEVLTATQVDKEIARQLTGFALDPLILAWLVTVAIRVCVGSATVAGLAAAGILAPMVAAPDSGVDPNLMVLAVGSGSLAASHVNDAGFWLFKEYFNCSIRDTLRCWTVMETIVAVVGLAGTLVLSRLLG; this comes from the coding sequence ATGAGCCTCCTCGTCGTTCTCGTCGCGATCGCCGTCCTCGTCCTGCTCGTGGCGTGGGCCAAGCTCCATCCGTTCCTGGCCTTCGTCGTGGTCTCGATCGGCATGGCACTGGCGCTCGGCGTCGCACCGAACGCGGTGCCCGCGCTCGTGCAGAAGGGCCTCGGCGGCATCCTCGGCTCGCTCACGACCGTGATCGTGGTCGGGGCGATGCTCGGCAAGCTGGTGGTCGAGTCGGGGGCTGCGCAGCGGATCGCCGGGGCGCTCGTCGCCGGCACGGGCACCGCGCGAATCGGCTGGGCGATGGCGGCCACGGGATTCATCGTCGGCGTGCCGCTGTTCTACAACGTCGGCTTCGTGCTCCTCGTGCCGTTGATCTTCGCGGTCAGCGGACGGTACGGGCTCCCGGCGGTGGGCGTCGGCCTGCCGGCGCTCGCCGCGCTGAGCGTGGCCCACGGCCTGCTGCCGCCGCACCCGAGTCCCACCGGCCTGGTCGCGCAGTTCGGCGCGAACCTCGGGCTCACGCTCCTCTACGGCACGATCATCGCGATTCCGGCGCTCGTGCTCGCCGGGCCCGTGTATGCCCGATTCGTCGCATCCGTTCCGGCCCGGCCGCCGGCCAGCCTGAACGCGAAACTCCTCCCCGAGGACCGGCTGCCGGGATTGTGGACGAGCCTGCTCACGGCCCTGCTGCCGGCGCTGCTGCTGATCGCCGCGACCGTCGTGCAGATCGTGGCCCCGCAGCTGTTGGATCCGAAGCTGACCGTCTGGCCGGAGAGCCGGGTCGGCCCGCTGCTCGCCTTCGCCTCGAACTCCGACATCGTGATGCTGATCACGCTCGTCGTGGCCACCGTGACGCTCGGGCTGGCCCGGGGCCGATCGTTGGCGGACGTGATGGGGATCTACACGGCGGCCCTCGTCGACGTGGGCCCGATTCTGCTCGTCATCGGCGGCTCGGGGCCGTTCAAGGAGGTGCTCACGGCCACGCAGGTCGACAAGGAGATCGCGCGACAGTTGACGGGCTTCGCGCTGGACCCGCTGATCCTCGCCTGGCTGGTGACGGTGGCCATCCGGGTGTGCGTGGGCTCGGCGACCGTCGCCGGTCTGGCGGCGGCCGGCATCCTGGCACCGATGGTGGCCGCCCCGGACTCCGGGGTCGATCCCAACCTGATGGTGCTGGCCGTCGGCTCGGGCAGCCTGGCGGCGTCGCACGTCAACGACGCCGGCTTCTGGCTGTTCAAGGAGTATTTCAACTGCAGCATCCGCGACACGCTCCGCTGCTGGACGGTGATGGAAACGATCGTCGCGGTGGTGGGTCTGGCCGGGACGCTCGTGCTTTCCCGTCTGCTGGGGTGA
- the dapA gene encoding dihydrodipicolinate synthase family protein, with protein sequence MAAPSISGILSPHMVPLDDRGQIAEPELRRHVSWLIDRGIHGLYPNGSTGEFLRFTVEERRRITAIVCDEARGRVPVVAGAAEANVGETIRACEAALAAGARAVAVVSPFYYRLSPANVLAYFREIGRQSPIDVTLYNIPMLASPIDVPTVRRLAEEFPRIIGIKDSSGDVSHMMRLIAAVRPVRPDFAFLTGWDPALVPMLAAGCDGGTHATSNVAPELTRAIFDAVRAGRLEAARRMQHRLTELFDALFAGIDFPEGFRAGSELRGFRMGASRQPLADEQRAERGRVADRVRGLLEKLGVDISEPERAASLAGVGD encoded by the coding sequence ATGGCCGCGCCATCGATCAGCGGAATCCTCTCCCCCCACATGGTGCCGCTCGACGACCGCGGCCAGATCGCCGAGCCGGAACTGCGCCGCCACGTCTCCTGGCTCATCGACAGAGGCATCCACGGCCTCTACCCCAACGGCTCGACGGGTGAGTTCCTGCGGTTCACCGTCGAGGAGCGCCGGCGGATCACGGCCATCGTCTGCGACGAGGCCCGGGGCCGCGTGCCGGTCGTGGCCGGGGCTGCCGAGGCGAACGTCGGCGAGACGATCCGGGCCTGCGAGGCGGCGCTCGCCGCGGGCGCCCGGGCCGTGGCGGTCGTGTCGCCGTTCTATTACCGGCTGTCGCCGGCGAACGTGCTCGCCTACTTTAGGGAGATCGGCCGCCAGAGCCCGATCGACGTCACGCTCTACAACATCCCGATGCTCGCCTCGCCGATCGACGTGCCGACGGTCCGGCGGCTGGCGGAGGAGTTTCCCCGGATCATCGGCATCAAGGACTCCAGCGGCGACGTGTCCCACATGATGCGGCTGATCGCCGCCGTGCGGCCGGTGCGGCCCGACTTCGCCTTTCTCACGGGCTGGGACCCGGCGCTCGTGCCGATGCTCGCCGCCGGCTGCGACGGCGGCACCCACGCCACGAGCAACGTCGCCCCCGAGCTCACGCGGGCGATCTTCGATGCGGTCCGGGCGGGACGGCTCGAGGCCGCCCGGCGGATGCAGCACAGGCTGACGGAACTCTTCGACGCACTTTTCGCCGGCATCGATTTTCCGGAAGGGTTCCGGGCCGGCAGCGAGCTGCGTGGCTTCCGCATGGGGGCGTCCCGCCAGCCGCTCGCCGACGAGCAGCGGGCGGAGCGCGGCCGGGTCGCGGACCGTGTCCGGGGGCTGCTCGAAAAACTCGGCGTCGACATCAGCGAGCCCGAGCGGGCCGCATCGCTGGCCGGCGTCGGCGACTGA
- the strI gene encoding streptomycin biosynthesis protein StrI — translation MQAHDPIGPSGPAHFSRRGLLDGAARVGALAAAVRSTGLVNAHASGSEEIRLAVVGCGGRGSGAVRDAIQGAKAAPVRLVAAADIFKERIDGLKRTLGEQFGDRIDVPDERAFVGVEAFRQAIDALRPGDILILTTPPAFRAVHFAAAIEKGLHVFMEKPVSIDGPSTNRMIALAKRADEKNLKVGVGLMCRHCEARKQLLDRLRNGAAGDLLMFRGYRMHPAYSNMDLAPGPPDLVRNADGRVTASELLWQAKRFHNFLWASGGLFSDYYIHQIDEACWMKGAWPEKAEAVGGRHYHGKIDDQNFDSYAVEYTFPDGTKFFYTGRHMPNTFQRFELHGMGSKGAFTISIGHHPAKPAIYKSQRIAKDNILWSGEEPEPPHPYKMEWEHLVDAIVNNLPYNEVVRGAEASLVTAMGRVAAHTGKVITFDDMLASPDDLTAGVDALKDDSPAPLQRDDKGAYPVPMPGRFKFEYRS, via the coding sequence ATGCAGGCTCACGATCCGATCGGCCCCTCGGGTCCTGCCCACTTCTCGCGTCGCGGGTTGCTCGACGGTGCGGCCCGCGTCGGTGCGCTCGCGGCGGCCGTGCGATCGACCGGCCTCGTGAACGCCCATGCGTCCGGCAGCGAGGAGATCAGGCTCGCCGTGGTCGGCTGCGGCGGCCGCGGCTCGGGCGCGGTCCGCGACGCGATCCAGGGGGCGAAGGCGGCCCCGGTCCGGCTCGTGGCGGCGGCCGACATCTTCAAGGAGCGGATCGACGGCCTGAAGCGGACGCTGGGGGAGCAGTTCGGCGACCGAATCGACGTCCCCGACGAGCGGGCCTTCGTCGGCGTCGAGGCCTTCCGGCAGGCGATCGACGCCCTGCGGCCCGGCGACATCCTCATCCTCACCACGCCTCCCGCCTTCCGAGCCGTTCACTTCGCGGCGGCGATCGAGAAGGGCCTCCACGTGTTCATGGAGAAGCCGGTATCGATCGATGGCCCGAGCACCAACCGGATGATCGCCTTGGCCAAGCGGGCCGACGAGAAGAACCTCAAGGTCGGCGTCGGGCTGATGTGCCGGCACTGCGAGGCCCGCAAGCAACTCCTCGACCGGCTCCGCAACGGCGCGGCGGGCGACCTGCTCATGTTCCGCGGCTACCGGATGCATCCGGCCTACTCCAACATGGACCTGGCGCCGGGACCGCCGGACCTCGTCCGCAACGCCGACGGCCGTGTCACCGCCAGCGAATTGCTCTGGCAGGCGAAGCGGTTCCACAACTTCCTCTGGGCCAGCGGCGGCCTGTTCAGCGACTACTACATCCACCAGATCGACGAGGCCTGCTGGATGAAGGGGGCCTGGCCGGAGAAGGCCGAGGCGGTCGGCGGCCGCCACTACCACGGCAAGATCGACGACCAGAACTTCGACAGTTACGCCGTGGAGTACACGTTCCCGGACGGCACGAAGTTCTTCTACACGGGCCGCCACATGCCCAACACGTTCCAGCGGTTCGAACTCCACGGCATGGGCTCGAAGGGGGCGTTCACGATCTCCATCGGCCACCATCCGGCCAAGCCGGCGATCTACAAGAGCCAGCGGATCGCCAAGGACAACATCCTCTGGTCAGGTGAGGAGCCGGAACCGCCGCACCCCTACAAGATGGAATGGGAGCATCTCGTCGACGCGATCGTGAACAACCTGCCCTACAACGAGGTGGTCCGCGGCGCCGAGGCCAGCCTGGTGACGGCGATGGGGCGGGTGGCGGCCCACACCGGCAAGGTGATCACGTTCGACGACATGCTCGCCTCTCCCGACGACCTGACGGCGGGCGTGGACGCGCTCAAGGACGACTCGCCGGCACCGCTCCAGCGCGACGACAAGGGCGCGTATCCGGTGCCGATGCCGGGCCGGTTCAAGTTCGAGTATCGGAGCTGA
- a CDS encoding amidohydrolase, translating into MLRRTFLAAGGCGLALPALAPVSASAAAAGPEIIDTHTHFYRTPWPETMPQKQRDALFTRPCLPADLIPAARAAGVTGTVVVEASPDLEDNQWLLDLAAKEPFILGVVGRIDPAAEGFEKHLERFGADPLFRGIRIYQGEIEAGLKGDAPLVSRCSMLADRGLALDVVGDPGVIGLAARLAAEVPTLRVVINHVGNMRIDGQPPKPGLREALEAAGKQPNVRCKVSAIVENTAATPAPREVAYYAPVLDLLWAAFGPDRLLFGSNWPIWTRKNSFAGVVDPVRGYWAAKGPDAAGKFFHANARAAYGLRRGAP; encoded by the coding sequence ATGTTGCGTCGCACCTTCCTCGCCGCCGGCGGCTGCGGCTTGGCCCTGCCGGCCCTCGCCCCGGTCAGCGCGTCGGCCGCCGCGGCCGGGCCGGAGATCATCGACACCCACACGCACTTCTACCGCACGCCCTGGCCGGAGACGATGCCGCAGAAGCAGCGGGACGCGCTGTTCACGCGGCCCTGCCTGCCCGCGGACCTGATCCCGGCCGCCCGCGCGGCAGGCGTGACCGGCACGGTGGTCGTCGAGGCGAGCCCCGACCTGGAGGACAACCAGTGGCTTCTCGACCTCGCCGCCAAGGAGCCGTTCATCCTCGGCGTCGTCGGCCGGATCGATCCTGCTGCCGAAGGGTTCGAGAAGCATCTCGAGCGGTTTGGCGCCGATCCGCTGTTCCGCGGCATCCGCATCTACCAGGGGGAGATCGAGGCCGGGCTGAAGGGGGACGCGCCGCTCGTGTCGCGGTGCAGCATGCTCGCCGACCGCGGCCTGGCCCTCGACGTCGTCGGCGATCCCGGGGTGATCGGGCTGGCGGCGCGGCTGGCCGCGGAGGTGCCCACGCTGCGGGTCGTCATCAACCACGTCGGCAACATGCGGATCGACGGCCAGCCACCCAAGCCCGGCCTGCGCGAGGCCCTCGAGGCAGCGGGGAAACAGCCCAACGTCCGCTGCAAGGTGTCGGCGATCGTGGAGAACACGGCCGCGACCCCGGCCCCGCGGGAGGTCGCCTACTACGCCCCCGTGCTTGACCTGCTCTGGGCGGCCTTCGGTCCCGATCGGCTGCTGTTCGGCAGCAACTGGCCGATCTGGACGCGGAAGAACTCGTTCGCCGGGGTCGTCGATCCGGTCCGCGGCTACTGGGCCGCCAAGGGGCCGGACGCCGCCGGCAAGTTCTTCCATGCCAACGCCCGGGCCGCGTACGGCCTGCGCCGCGGGGCGCCGTGA